The nucleotide window AATACATCAGGCCAAATTTTAAAAGGTATGAGGTTAGTCTATCATGAATTTTTGAGGTCTGAGCTTGGCCTATAGTCTatcaaagatttttattttggtttagcCTGTCTTGTTTAAAAGCCTAGTCTGTCTGATCGTCTTTTTAAAGTCTTTttcacattaaatctttaatattgtTTTGCTCCGGAGGaagtaataaaaaagttaaaggaaaaagaaatgttaacgGAAATAggaaaaaccaataaaaataatgaggaatataaagagacacatgactcacacctaaattataaataaagtcttatttgattataggaatagaagttatggagcagtaatgtgtaatcaaagtctgctagtttaaaaaaaattaattgtacccaaaaaataatataaatatatattggtacccaaaagataatatatatatataggtcgaCCTATCAGGCTTTTTAATAAGGCTAAGTCtagtctatttaatttaataggcttttaaaaaaacttgagtctaaccttttaattaaataggtcaatCCAGACTAGGACTTTATGTAGGCAAGGTCGTAGTTCCCTGTAGGCCAGCCTAACTTATTTTCACCCCTAGTTGCACATATTATGTTATGCATACCACAAACTAACCGAATATTCCAATGTAGATAAAGAAAGGCCACATTTTATTTCATACATTAATATTGGTTTTGAATATACAGAACTCTAGACTCATGAGGACCAGTTGAATGCCTCCTCCCCCTACAATTCAAAAGGTATTAttgtctatttattatttaatacattATACATCATTCCCTTGAAAAATGGTAGTATTTGTGGAAGCACCAACTTCTTCTTGTTGATGAGGCAATGACAAGATGTGTGATGAAGAGCCTGAAACTCCACCTTGCCGTGTTGGGTCTGATATAATAGGTGGCGCGGGATTAAGGAACTTGGTAGAGGGAATGATGGAGCATCTACAAAGTGGACACGTGGAGTTTGATTGCAGCCAGTTACTTATGCAGCTTATATGAAACACATGCTTGCAATAAGGAATCTGTAGCAACTCTTCCTTCAGCTCAAATTCTCCTAGGCAAACACAACATCTGGTTACAGAAAAATTTCAACAACCTTTTAGCCTTCATTTCATGAATTTATAGTTACTAATATTAGCACAATCATATCCTTAGTTTTGAAATATTGATGCTCAACACTACTAAATTAAATCAGTAGCAGACAAGAGTTTGGATACGTGGGGAGGAAAAAGGATTACAGGGGAACAGCATAAGAAATTAATCCAAGAGCTTCCAAAGTGCAATCCAGCACTTGCCTACTAGAAATTCCCAAGCAAATGTAACCTATATCTATCTATCtttaaaatttggtttttttacTATCCACTGGGGTTACACGTGCACGAATTctatatattgttttttcttttgacttTATTCCTGGTGAGTCACCTTCAAATGTGCAAGTTTGGCATAAAAAAAAGGTCATTCTTCATATATTCTTTACACCTTATACTTCCTTTTTCCATATcactttttatgaaaataatggaTGTCATGAAAGGTTCTAAGAACTTTGGAAATCGAATATTCTGCTAAAAAATTTCAGCTTTTGAAGAACAACAAGCATTTGGGTATAATTTAGTAGAGATGAAACTACTGTATGGAAAATTAGCAATTTAAGTCCAGGGCACCTACTGTAGATACCCTATGTAATAGATAGAGATTAAAGCACAATAAGcaaaatccaaaaagagagatgGAAAAGAAACCAATAACTACACAGGTACACAGGCGGGGAGTCCTTTGGGATTGGAGGGAAATCCTTTTGCCTATGTGGAGGGTGTTCTTAATGAGGATAGCCTCAACATGTGGAAGGCAGCCATCTTTCAAAGATAATACAAACAAAAAGATCAATCATAgacatataaaaagaaaaaagaatagaaaagaaaaggcttACACTGAATCTCCTGTTCTTAAATCCTCATGAAACAAAATTCTTGGAAGTTTGTCCAGAAATTGCACTGTCAGATCTAAACGGCAAGGCTGTGatattaacaacaacaacaacatagaggctaacattagttttttattcaattactgATATATAATGGATGCATGGTGGTGCAGTGCAGAAAGTTGTTGAAGCCAGCCACCTAAGCTAGTCATAGAATCTAGATCCCTTTGTTGTGTTGTGCAATTATGActtcaaattacaaagaaataaaatcttACTCACTTGTGAAGGATAAGGATATGTAGTTTGTGAATTAGTAGTACTGGGAAGTATGTGGAGAGGTGGTGATGAGAGAGAAGAAGCCCTCCTTTTGAGGTAGAACAAGTAAAACAAAAGAACCAAAATGATGGAAAAGAGTATGGGAATTGAGAATATGAAGGCTTGGTAAAGTTTAAGCTGAATTTCTTGTGGATAGAGATGTTGAGAGGGAGGTGGAGGTTGTGGAACACCCATCACCACACCTTCAGTACTTCTTCCCTAACATTCACAGTAATTAAACCTTCTTCCACTGCCTTATATTTAGTACAGGTGCAAATGTATGGAACATATTAATAGAAAGATATTGTTGAATAGTAAGAATTGACAGAGAGTTGAAAATGTTATGCAATATTAGCTTTAGTTGAGCATGCACTACTTGTGATGATATGTTGATGGAACGGTGGTTTGCTACTCTAAGAGAATCGGGTTTGTTtggttcttttctttgtttgggCGGCAGAGAGAGacatcaaaaaataaatgtttgttAGAATTGGTGATTAGGGAAAGGAAGATATTTACCAAATGTTTAAAATTGTCAATAgtctattttattaattttgttagttgaagGATTGAAATCTgggaactttttttctttccttcttcgtTTATTACTGGACTAATCTTATATATCcagtatatttatatttatgagaTTATTATGTGTGACGTTTATGAAAATGATAATGGCATTAGTACATATTATGTGTTTTGTAATGGTGGAACAGGCCCATGATCCTCCACTACTAAGATGTGGACCCCAACGGCGAACGCCATGTATACTACTAAGAGAATTCTCTGTGTCATTATCAACATGCTAGTGCAAAATTGCATGTTAAATTAACTGAGTGAGAAGGTTATCAAAAGTCTCAAGAATTAGAAAAGGCTGGTTTCAAAATTAATAGTATTTCATTACCGTCCCGCTTGAGAGAGGAAAACCAAAAGTTAATTATGATTGTTGTAAAATGAATAATACCAACAGGCACTAGGCAAGTTGTTTACTCACCAAGTCATAAAATCAATTCACTTGACTGTTCCGTGGCTTGTATCGATCTTTATGAGaaattcttttgtattttttttttaaaccacaTCTATTCTAACATAGGAGGCAATCTTGTTATATCtttacaaaactaaaaaaaataagactttattttaaaaaaagcctCTACCAGTTCAATCAATCTCACCTGTTAGTTAAttgtaactattttaaaataagaaataacttCTTTAATGGGTTTTATTAAAATAGCaattaaaaaccattttaaatacaaaataaataaataaattgcttAAGTAATAAGCTTTAAAATTACGGAAACTAATCTCATACATAACTTAACTAATGAAACTAATCAAAAGAAACTTGTTCTAATATCATTTACTGgtcttaaaaaataacattttaattcatttaaataattagtttcattttttaaatattatatagtaAAGCCGTTtatctaaaagagagaaaagaaaatttggaatgattattttaataataactagGAATTGCTACTATGTGTGAGATTAAATTTTTACTAGGTCGTAAGAAGAGAATAAACCCATCTTTGAAGAAGGTccacttattttataaaataaaattgtaaaccTTTTTTTAATGATCATGTTATTAGTATGTTTACTAGTTTTTATCGATAATTAATGTGTCGaataatttaactaataatcTTTTAGAGATTTTCCCTTCAtccatgtttttcttatttattatttttaataaaaaaatattttctaaaataaattaaattatagaacttattatttattcattgaTAATGtgaaatagttttatattgtcaatcaatcataaattatcatttaaattattttaaaacagttattttaaaagttaataaatttatgaaaaattgtaATTGAATTATTAAAAGCCAACAAGTTTACATTCACCATGCATACCTCTTTTTCTCTAAATTATATGTATGGGTTAaacatcaaaattaatatttgatggACTTAAATTCCACGCTACACCTCAAAAATACCAAAGCTGCCGTTGGAGAATTACAAATTAGCGTCACGTGATTCTTTTCTCTATGAATCCTGTTCACATAAGAAGAAGTCAaatacttgtttttttatttttgagattaAAGTAAAATACTTGTTAGTTACCATCCAAAGTTTATTTTGACTCTATATATTAATATACGTAATATtgtatttgtatttgtatttcTTAAACGATGATCTTTGAAGTGATAATGGTAGCATGTTTAGATTTTATTCTTCCATGATGCGGACGAAAATGACATACTCTAAATCCTTTTGTCAAAACCAATATGATGAGGAAACACattcttcctttctttctaCTTTTATTTAACCAAAGGCGAGGTTTAGTACTTAGTGCCTTAGTGGTCTGTATGACTTATTCAAAGTCgaacaatttttctttaaacatGATAAATGACAGAACTTATCGTTGTCCCTTGCATCTCTGTTAATCTTCATATGTACTCAGAGATTAGTCTCCGGGTTTCGGATatccaaaaatatttacatagTTTTTCAGTCAAAATATCAGTACAACGTTGTTACGTTGCATTAGGAAAGGTTATAATTTCGACATGGAGTATTATTTGGCTAAGAAAGTGGAGCATTATACACACACTATGTTTTGCCTAAAGAAAGCAAATAGATAGAAACAAAATGGTGATAAAATTGGTAAAACTTTAGTTTATTTGATAGGAGAAGAATGTGAAAGAAAGTGaagaaaagatttttttttaacttgtttggttaaatagaaagtaaaaagaaaagaaaaaacttttttcttaaatagacgaacaattataaatttaaaaggaatataattttatactataatattaatattgttcatttcttttatttccttattttaatttttattgcatctcatcatataacataaataatattttttattaatattatttaatgaggatttattataaaaataaataaattctcattttatcatttgtcTCTCCAACTTGGCAACTTGCTAATTGTTATAAGGTTGAATAGATATTATGTCACAAATaaagcattaaaaaaattaagcattaaAGTTAATGGGTGAAAATtgatttctatatatatataaattttgtaattcttAGTAGAGACAAtttattattgtaaaatgaaCATCACATCTTATTGCTTAATTTGGAAatttaatagtaaaaatattcacatgagtttaattttaatgttaaaacaattggggggggggggggggggggggggcgatAGAGTAAAGCTTCAAGTTGGTTCTCAAAAGTTACACGCGTGACTGTATTAgtctttcaaaaaatttaatagtcttttgaaaatttaaatgttagtatattaattaagatttttctaTTACACACAGTTTCTGTGTATTCttaagagactaaaaacaaaaataaaataaagtttttttttgtcaaattaagaaaaatgaattatcggtaataacaaaaaatgattcattattttagaaatttctacttttttttaatcaattaaccaTTATATCTAGTACatagaatagaaaaaaataataataaataagtcCATCAATTCTACGATGCAGTTTCGAACTTGTTTTTTGGCTACCCCTCGTAGAGACCTACCTCATCCTATGTAAAAGTATAATGCACTTTGATGCTAACCTAATTAGGAGGGTCAAGGACTATGACACTGTGCACTGTTGTTGGTGGAACGTGATTAATTGAACCAATTAATTAAGCTCTTTTCTATGAGTGGGTTTAGGATCAGATCTCAATCTGAACACCATACCAGATTCTCTCTTGTTTCAGTGGGTGCAAAGAACCCTGCTGCTTTATTGTTCTACACATGACAAAACAATGTGCAACCACTTATGTTGCTCATGTTATATTTAATACTCGGAAGTACTTAGCATCTTAGAGATTTGCATATACAAAGATAAATTCTTGAGTAGACATTCAAATCATtagtttaaagaaaaaaatgtctgGTTGGCGGCTGATTCAGTTCATATCACTCTTTATAAGAACTTCTCACTTCAGTGTCCAAGATATCAAATGAAAAACGTGCAGAAAACCATGACCCATTTGACACAACACAACCTTCTAACATGACATGACATTTATTTTCCTAGTTAACAACAGCACTGCTGAATACAACAAATGTTTGGTCGCGTGTAAATCAACAACGTAATCACGAGATTTAGAACCTGAAATATGAAATGTTAGAAAGTAAGAAAGATTATATACAAAATGCAATGTGCGAATCTTACATTAGGAGATAATGAAATGTAAGTCATCAGGGTTGTCCTTCAATAAAATTATGCTAGTGTGACTTCCGGTCGACAATCCCATATACAACAACAACGTGCGCGTTAATTGATGGCTTGTTGAAGCAAACTGCACAGCTTTGCTAAACTATTCTTTCATTTCCCAATTACTCTTAGAATAGGATATATGTAAGGTAATTCTCATTTTACTTAGAATAGGATATAAGTTAGTTTTATAAGGTTCAATTAGAgtcataatttatatttatattttaagatagtATTAAAGTTTAACATTTTAACATTTGTTATTGGACCTATTGTATTACTTACTTATTATCCGTCAACTAATTATAtgactaaaataatatataaatgaaaaataatcttTATCTTATTAATCAATTTTGTAAAGTTGAATTAGACTGAAAGTTATAATTCTAGAGACAAAAGTTCAGTATAATCCTGTagaatacataatatttttgtcCACATATTAAACTAGCATGTTAATACATTGAAGTTGATTAACACGATATGGTCCCTTAAAGTCACATAACATGGTGAAGCCATGGGACAAAAATTGTGAGTTTGATCCTTGCAatagttttgaaaaatgaattagATGACTAACTCCACCAGTTATAATTGGGAATCGATGACGGGGTTGATCCAATCAACTTTTAGAATTGGAGCAAAAAAATTGGTCGAACAAGTTAAGAATATGTCAAAAGAACCAAGatagaaaattgattttaactagatttttattattttttctaattttttattgtaatattttttttcaaattagtaAACTAAAAAGTGATGCTTGTATGAGATCTACTTatggattttttattatttaattatttattgtaaatttattataaagagTAACATTCACATAATTTCGTGCgtccaaataaattttaaatagtaataaaagtatgttgaaaaaatattaatatactaTTCTTTACCTTTATAtctatatgaaataaaattacacattattttttttgttttgacttaaatattaatatttgcttagttcatcaagaaaaaataatcatatttagtTCACGTAATACATATTTATCTCATATTTCTTTTAACACTTACACCTGTTTGACTTTTAGACAATCAATTAAATGAACTCATACGTCTAAAATATATAacgttaaataatttaatagttGCATATAAATTTTGTGGACTAGTggtatgaaaaaattaattcaccaaaaaaaaagtggtATGAAAAATTTACAACTTGATTGCCAACACTGCACAGGGCATGGCAACTCTGCAGACTGCAAGTGATAGCACCTACATctctcttttaattaaattcaatcatGCTACAAAAATCCTTGAATCCAAATGAAACGgggaaaaaatacataataacaaATGATACTCTATAAGCATCTCCTTCAAGGAGTTACTCGagacttaaaaagaaaaactaatatttCCTCTTCCTAATTTTGGAACTCATTGATCGGATAACATTATCATCCGTTAGCATTGTCTCCTCAAGAGGGGTTATTGATTCAGGCTTGGTGAAGTAGGTGAACAGGAGGTAGATGCCATCCAAATAAGTGTTGGTTTCCcctgctttgttttttttcttgatgCTATATGCTAGTGGAATAACTCCTCTGTTAAAAACCTCCACATACATGCCACCTCCAGCAACAAGCACCTGCAAGAAGTAAAACCAAACGAATCTCCCATTATTCAATAATAGCACACCAAATTCATCAGCACACATTGCAGTTTAAGTCCAAGCTCACTATTATTACTTAAATTGCAACGAGACTGTCCCCTCTAATAACACACATAATCCATTAGGCTTCAACTTCATCAAATCAAAGCAACGTCATCAAATTGAGATTCCAATCATGTAAGATTTAGacacaatgaaaaataattttaaactagaaatagataaaatcacttaaccataaaacaaaatGTAAGCTTATATgagttttcaatttcttttacgATATGAGAAATGTTAGGATCACACTCTCTGACGCACTCTCTTTTATTTGTTGAGATTTattgaaaaatcataaaattcaatGAATCTCACATCTTAtttaatgattcttttttatgattttgtagttttcaattattttattcaataagaAAGAGTGTGTTAAGAGTGCATTGCTAGCACTATTCTTACGAGattagttaaaaaagaaaaaaaaaacgcttAGTTAAATCGTGTGATCCGTATCCATGATGTTCACTTGTGTATTGTAAGGTACATAGTCTCGTTATGATACAAATGGATAGGCAGCCAAAACGTATTGAATCGTAGGAAAACCGCATCACGTCAATCATCTGATCATAAATATATCCATAAAAAAGCATTTACAATGGTCGAATTCAAGGACTGAGTCACTGAAAAATGATCCCTCtcaaatgaaaagataaaacaTTCAGCACAACCAATCATACTGAAGACAAGAGTAGTTTCCCAATTATAAAGAGATACAGAATCACGgaacaaaaaacaaattgcAGACCTAGCTATGGGATATAAAGTTCAATTTGATTATCTTATGTTATgtatgaaaaaagaaagttaaaagTGTTAGAGAAAATGACCTCCTCGTACTTCTGGGTGAGTGCAAGTCGTTCATCCTCGGACATGTCGGGCCTCAAAACCATCATAGTCTCGTACTGTCTGAGACCCGGTGGGCATTGGGGTTCCTCCTTTTCCTCCACGGCCGTGAAGCCGGGTCCGCCGGGAGAAGAAGGGTCGTCTTCAGAGCCGAAACCCCCTTCGAAGAATGAATCCGAGAAGTCTAGGGTCTGGGCTCTGATGGAAAACCCATAATCGTTTCTCTTCGGGTGAAAGTGGAACCTTGATTCGGCAAACAGGGTTTTGGGGGTGCGAGAGAATGCGCCAATTGGAGAAGATACAAAGCTAGCGGAAGCTTTGGAGGAAGAATGTGGAATGTTGAGTGAAGAAGATGAGAGAGGAACTGAAGTGAGCGAAGACGATGCCATTGCTAAGCTAAGAAGAAGGTGTTGTATCCTATCACCCAAACAAAGAGATACGGATAAGGCCAACTGAGCGTGAGGGCACACCAGCGTAATTTAGAATTTCTGCGTaacaaacaatattttttagtgatttATTGTTTGTCAAATACATGGAATTAATTCTTTCCACGGTAGtatatttcattatttcaatgtaaaatttgtaactaaaattaattattaacttttaaaatattacacaTACATTTATGAACATGACATGACCTGAAACGaacttatctttatttttattcgaTCCAActttttaataaagtttttgtttagattttaaTCTAATCCAATGAAGAAAAGATAATATATGAGATGGATTAGGTGAACCCAATTGTATATACATGAATcatgaaattaaagaaatataaaaaataaaatcaagatatattttgaaacatattttaaattaagcaATATCAATACAAATACAATACTacattacataaaatattattctttaagTTAAGAAATATATCTTATGAATTACTGGTGTAAcgtattacaaatttaaaaataaaatataaattgagaGCTTTCAAGTATAATGCATTACAAATTTACACTATACTACATGAtaacaattttgaaaatgtcgctcattttttaatttcgtgAAATTCTGGCCATCATTTTCATAAATCCCTATTCCAATTCGTGaaattgtaaatattaataattttaatcgcTAACTTcgaaaaaaacaaattgattttAGTTATTCTCTCTTCATTTCCATCGTTATTTTGCTCCAATAAATAGCATAATGAATAACAATTTGTAAAATTAGTGattaaataagaattttttttcaattcttgTATTGTTTTGTTTAATCAATATTCTTTTTGCTTCGGCAACTAAACAGAATCAAGCCTCAAAATACGACTCTCAGCCTTAAAAAG belongs to Glycine soja cultivar W05 chromosome 5, ASM419377v2, whole genome shotgun sequence and includes:
- the LOC114413472 gene encoding probable E3 ubiquitin-protein ligase RHA4A, which produces MGVPQPPPPSQHLYPQEIQLKLYQAFIFSIPILFSIILVLLFYLFYLKRRASSLSSPPLHILPSTTNSQTTYPYPSQPCRLDLTVQFLDKLPRILFHEDLRTGDSVCCVCLGEFELKEELLQIPYCKHVFHISCISNWLQSNSTCPLCRCSIIPSTKFLNPAPPIISDPTRQGGVSGSSSHILSLPHQQEEVGASTNTTIFQGNDV
- the LOC114413474 gene encoding 30S ribosomal protein S6 alpha, chloroplastic-like, whose protein sequence is MASSSLTSVPLSSSSLNIPHSSSKASASFVSSPIGAFSRTPKTLFAESRFHFHPKRNDYGFSIRAQTLDFSDSFFEGGFGSEDDPSSPGGPGFTAVEEKEEPQCPPGLRQYETMMVLRPDMSEDERLALTQKYEEVLVAGGGMYVEVFNRGVIPLAYSIKKKNKAGETNTYLDGIYLLFTYFTKPESITPLEETMLTDDNVIRSMSSKIRKRKY